Genomic segment of Bacteroides stercoris ATCC 43183:
ATAGAACCCCGCCTGTTCCGCCTGAAAGGCAGCGTCATCAAGGAAGCCAACATGCTTGCCAAGAGCGACGAATACTGGGCCAAAGTGCGCCAGGTGCCGCTCACCAAAAAGGAAAGTTCCATGGACGTGTTCATGAACCGCATCGAGCAGATACCGGGCTTCAAGTACGTCATTTTCGGTGCCAAGGCGCTTATCGAGAACTTCGTGGAGACGGGCAGCAAGAAGCACCCCAGCAAGTTCGACTTCGGCCCTATCAACACCATGATTACCAGCAACTACGTGAACGGAACCCGTTTCCGTCTCAGTGGCATGACCACCGGTAACCTGCATCCGCACTGGAGCTTCAGCGGTTACGGCGCCTACGGCACGCGCGACAAGAAGTGGTTCTACTCCGGACAGGCTGCCTACTCTTTCAACAAGCGCGAGTACGTCCTTTGGGAATTTCCCAAGCACTACCTCGCTTTCCAGTACACCTACGATGTGATGTCTCCTATGGACAAGTATCTGGCTACGGACAAGGACAATATGTTCGTAGGCTGGAAATGGACTACCGTAGACCAGATGTCGTACATGCGCGACGCCACCCTGACCTACGAGCTGGAAACCAATACCGGCTTCTCCGTCAAGGCCATGGCGCGCCACCGCAACGACCAGCCCGCCGGCATGCTGCAATACTGGAAGAACAACGGCACTACCCCCGGCGAATGGGACGAGAAAAATACCCTGGTGCACGACATCACCACCACCGAACTCGGAGTGACCCTGCGCTACTCTCCCGGCGAAACGTTTGTCAACACCAAGCAACGCCGTGTTCCCGTGTCGCTGGACGCCCCCACGTTCACCCTCTCGCACACCGTCGGTCTGAAAGGCGTGCTGGGCGGCGAATACAACTTCAACCTCACGGAAGCCAGCATCCGTAAACGTTTCTGGTTCGGTTCGTGGGGTAAGCTGGACGTTACCGCCCGTGCCGGCGCGCAGTGGAACACCGTTCCTTTCCCGCTGCTGAACCTGCCCATGGCGAACCTCTCATACATCACTCAGAACAACGAATCGTTCAACCTCATCGACAACATGGAGTTCCTGAACGACCGCTACGCCTCGCTCGCTCTCAGCTACGACATGAACGGGAAGCTCTTCAACCGCATCCCCCTCATCAAGAAACTGAAATGGAGAGAGATGTTCCGCATCCGCGGCATGTGGGGCACGCTCACGGACAAGAACAACCCCTACAAAAGCAGCAACCCCGACCTCTTCCTCTTTCCGATGCGCGACGGCGTGCCCACCAGCCATGTCATGGGCAAGACCCCTTACATTGAAGCCAGCGTAGGCATCTACAACATCTTCAAGCTGCTGCATATAGAATATGTGCGCCGCCTCACCTATACCGACATCCCGGGGGTGAAGAAAGGCGGAGTGCGCTTTATGATATTGATGATTTTTTAGTTAGTGATTAGCGATTAGTGATTAGTGATGAGCGAGGAGCGGTTATATGGGAGAGGGAATATTAAAAAACAAATCAATGAACTTTGCTATACGCATTGTGAATTTATATAATTTCTTGAATGAAACCAAACAGGAAAGAATTATGTCTAAACAAATACTAAGAAGCGGTACATCTGTGGGAGCCAATATCAGGGAAGGGCAATTTGCCGAGTCCCCAGCCGACTTTATACACAAATATTCCGTTGCTCAAAAGGAATGTTCAGAAACCCTATACTGGCTCGAATTGCTAAATAAAACAAACTACATCACCACAGAGCAATATGTGTCCTTGGATACCGATTGTACGGAACTGATGAAGATGATAACCTCTTCCATCATCACCCGTAAAAAGAATCTGCCCCCTAATCACTAATCACTAACCCCTAATCGCTAACCCCATGCAACCTTTAGCAGAAAGACTCAGACCCAAGACATTAGACGAATATATCGGGCAGAAGCACCTGGTGGGACCGGGGGCTGTGCTTCGTAAGATGATTGATGCGGGACGTATCTCCTCGTTCATTCTGTGGGGCCCGCCAGGAGTGGGTAAGACGACGCTTGCGCAGATTATAGCCAATAAGCTGGAGACGCCGTTCTACACACTCAGTGCCGTGACCAGCGGGGTGAAGGATGTGCGCGATGTGATAGACCGCGCCAAAAGCAATCGCTTCTTCTCGCAGGCAAGCCCGATACTGTTCATTGACGAAATCCATCGTTTCAGCAAGTCGCAGCAGGACTCGCTGCTGGGCGCTGTGGAGCAGGGAACGGTGACGCTGATAGGCGCCACCACCGAGAACCCCTCGTTCGAAGTAATCCGCCCGCTGCTCTCCCGCTGCCAGCTCTACGTACTGAAATCACTGGAAAAGGATGACTTGCTGGAACTGCTCCAGCGCGCCATAACCACGGATGTGCAACTGAAAGAACGGCAGATAGAGCTCAAGGAGACTACCGCCATGCTCCGCTACAGCGGCGGCGATGCCCGCAAACTGCTTAATATCCTTGACCTCGTGGTGCAGTCCGAAACCGCAGACCCCGTTGTCATCACCGACGAGATGGTGACCGAGCGTCTCCAGCAGAATCCCCTCGCCTACGACAAAGACGGGGAGATGCACTACGACATCATCTCCGCCTTTATCAAGTCCATCCGCGGCAGCGACCCGGACGGAGCCATTTACTGGCTGGCACGCATGGTAGAGGGCGGTGAAGACCCTGCTTTCATAGCCCGCCGTCTCGTTATCTCCGCTTCCGAGGACATCGGGCTGGCAAACCCCAACGCACTGCTGCTGGCCAACGCCTGCTTCGATACCATCATGAAAGTGGGCTGGCCCGAAGGACGCATCCCGCTGGCGGAGACGACCATCTACCTCGCCACCAGTCCCAAGAGCAACTCGGCCTATATGGCCATCAACGATGCACTCGAACTGGTGCGGCAAACCGGCAACCTGCCCGTTCCCCTGCACCTGCGCAACGCCCCCACCAAACTGATGAAACAGCTTGGCTATGGCGACAACTATAAATATGCCCACGACTACCCCGGCAACTTCGTGCGCCAGCAGTTCCTGCCCGACGAACTGAAAGACCGCCGCATCTGGGAGCCGCAAGCAAATGCCGCCGAACAAAAGCATAAAGAAAGGATGCAGGCCCTGTGGGGAAAGGAAAGATTTTAGAAATGGAAATTCTGCAGAACAACATTAGAAACAACTTATAATAACACTTATGAAAATAGTAGTCCTCGACGGCTATGCCGCCAACCCCGGAGACCTCTCCTGGGACGAACTGAAGAGCCTGGGCGAATGTACCGTTTACGACCGTACCGCCCCTGCCGAAGTGCTTGAACGTGCTGCCGGAGCAGACATCCTGCTGACGAACAAAGTAGTGCTCGATGCAACAACCATCGCAGCCCTGCCCCAGTTGAAATACATCGGCGTACTTGCCACCGGATACAACATCATTGATACCGCCGCTGCCAAAGAACGGGGTATCACGGTCACCAACATCCCGGCATACAGCACCCCGTCCGTTGCGCAAATGGTTTTTGCCCACATCCTCAACATCACCCAACGGGTGCAGCACTACACCGACGAGATACACAAAGGCCGTTGGATCAACAGCCCCGATTTCTGCTTCTGGGACACTCCGCTCATCGAACTGAGTGGCAAGAAAATCGGTATCATCGGTCTTGGGCAAACCGGCTACAACACCGCCCGCATCGCCATCGGCTTCGGCATGGAAGTACATGCATACACATCCAAATCGCCTTTCCAGCTTCCTCCCGAAATCAAGAAAACGGAGCTCGATGAACTTTTTGCCAACTGCGACATCATCAGCCTGCACTGCCCCCTCACCGACTCCACCCGTGAACTGGTCAATGCCGCCCGCTTGAAACAGATGAAGCCCAACGCCATCCTCATCAACACCGGACGCGGTCCGCTGGTCAACGAGCAAGACCTTGCCGATGCACTGAACAACGGCACCATCTTTGCCGCCGGACTGGATGTGCTTTCGCAGGAACCGCCCCGTGCCGACAACCCGCTGCTCACCGCCCGAAACTGCTACATCACCCCGCACATAGCCTGGGCAAGCGCCGCCGCACGCGAACGCCTCATGCAAATCATGCTGGATAATATAAAAGCTTTCTTGGACGGAAAGCCGATTAATTCAGTAATAAAATAACCAGCAAAAGGGTGTGACGAAAGCTCCGGCAAGCTTGTAGCCGGGGCTTTCGCCACACTTTTATAAAACACACCTGCGTTAATCATGGGAAAAACCGCCGTCAAAGGTCTGTTTCATCTGATACTGATAGCTACCACATTTGCACTGGCTGTTGTCACCATCATCGCATCCCGTTCCGGGCATTACCATCCGGAACATTCCACCATCATGCCCTTGCTGGGACTTGCCGTACCGGTACTGCTGGTGTCCTGCCTGATTGTTGCCCTCTGCTGGGCATTGGCACGCAGGAAATGGGCGTTCGTCACGCTGACGGCTTTCTTCTTCAACTGGGAATACCTTACAGCTGTTATCCGTTTCGGCTCTCCCCACGAAGTACCCGCCACCGCACCGGCACCGAACCGGCAAGGCAAAAACAGCGGTTACCTCACCGTAGCCACCTATAACGTCCATAACTTCGGAAACGAAATTACCGGCTACTCCTGCAAACAGATTGCCAAGTACATGCAGCAACAACACGTCGATGTACTCTGCTTTCAGGAATTCGGCGAAAACAAACACTTCACGGCAGACAGTCTGCGTCGTGCCCTTTCCCATTGGCAATATGCCATTATCCCCGCAGACGACTCCATCCGCGGCATCCTCCCCATCGCCGTATTCAGCCGCTACCCGCTTATCGGCGGACGTTTCATCACCTACCCTCACAGCGCCAATTGCAGCATGCTGTGCGACATCATTCTGAATACAGATACCATCCGCTTGCTGAACAATCACCTGCAAACTACCAGTGTCAGCCAGAACCGTAAAAAATGGGAACGCGAACTTGCCGCCGACAATACACGCCGTGAAGCGCAAGCCGTACAGGATGCAGCGGAAACCCTGCATGAAAACTTCGTGAAACGTGCTTTCCAGACCGACAGCATCTGTCAGCTCGCTACTGCCAGCCCTCACCCCGTACTGGTGTGCGGAGACTTCAACTCCCTACCCTCATCCTACACCTATCACCGGTTCTCCGAGAGCCTCAAGGACGGCTTCAAGACAGGCGGACACGGTTATATGTACACCTACCGTTACGGCAAGCGCATGCTACGCATCGACTATGCCTTCCACTCACCGGAGCTGGAATGCACCGACTACTACTCTCCTAATCTGGATTTATGCAGTGACCACAACCCGGTGATATTTACGGTGAAGTATTAAAAGACGATTCCAAACACCCTCCACTCTGCTATACCGTATTTCCTCTTACGCTCAAGGTACAATAAAAAAATAGAGCTGCCCCGGTTTCCCGGAACAGCTCTACCGTAAAAATAAACATGAACAAAAATATCCTTAGAACGTCAAGCGGATACCCACCTGAGCATGCCAGCGTGAGGAAACATCGCTCTTGGTGATTTCGGACTTGTTGTAAATATAGTTAGGAGTGGTCTGACCGTCCACCGTTGTCAGTTTTGTAACGGAAATCGGTGAAAGGTTATAGAGTGAACCATAGGTTGCTCCCCATTTCTTGTTCAACATATTGGCAAAGTTGATAATGTCGAAAGTAAATTCCAGTTTGCCCAACCCCTTAGGATTATAGATGGTCTGAGCCAGATGGAGATTGATTTCATGTTCCCACTTGGTGAGGTTGGAATTACGCTCGGCATACTGTCCGCGATGATCCTTGGCATAAGCATCACCTTCAATCCACTGTTTGAAAGCTTGGCGGCTTTCTTCGGCAGTCATGGTTACTTCTCCCTTTTTGTTTGTAGCGTCCACGAACTTCATCTTATCCAACTCTTCGTCAGTCGGAATATACAGCAGGGAGTTACCCTTCTGTCCGTCGCCGTTGAAGTCGGAAGTTTCATTCATGGTCAGGCTGTAACGGTTTCCGGAGAATCCGTTATAGATAACAGAGATAGAAGTGCTCATCCAGTTGTTCCAGTATTTCGGAGTAGTATAAGCCACCTGAGCCATTACGCGGTGAGGAATATCGAACTTGGAGAAACCCAGTTCATTACCGCTGTTGGTGTCGCGGGAGTAGTTGTACTTCCAGTTAGAGTAGGCAACGGAAGAAGTTCCGTCGTTTACAGACTTGGAGTGTCCGAAGGTATAAGATGCAGACATGTCAAGACCGAACCCGAAGTGTTTCTCCAGCAAGGCCGAAAGAGCATAGCTATAACCCTTGTTTGTATTCTTCAGGTTGATAATAGAGTAATAGTCACCCGCCTGTACCTTATAAGAAGGAGAAGCGGAAGCCTCTACACCCGGAACGGCATACACCTGTCCGTTTTCCACAAGAGCAAGATTCTCGAAGAATACATTATTCATGGTCTTGGAGTAAACACCCTCGAGAGTCATCTTCACATCACCCGGCAAGAACTGTTCCCAAGCCAGATTGGCACGCAATACCTGCGGATACTTGAACTTCTTGTCGGTAGTCACGATATCCTGCTTCATGCTTCCTGTAGCGGCAGCCAGCGGATTATCCTTGTATTCTCCCAATGAAGGAGCTTCATTGGTATCGTTCTTGCCCGATTCATCCTTGGGCTGGAGAGTAGTACCTTTCTGTTCCATACCCGTATTGTTGAACGAGTTACTGAGCCACACAAACGGTACACGACCGGTAAAGATACCTACACCACCACGGATAAGCGTGCGATGTTCTTCGTCGATATACCAGCTAAAGCCCACACGCGGTGAAACCATCAGCTTGGCACTCGGAGTTTCGCCTACGCGCACACCCATATTACGTCCGGCTGCAAAGTCGTTGAAAGTAGGATTCACAGTAGGTTTGTTGAACAGCAGAGGAATATCGAAGCGGATACCGTAAGTGAAGTTGAAGTCTCTTGACACTACCCATTTGTCCTGAGCATAG
This window contains:
- a CDS encoding DUF5686 and carboxypeptidase-like regulatory domain-containing protein, with the protein product MKRLYNITLILLLLLFASAGASAQIRGVITDSLTHEPLMYITVQYEGKGVGGISNADGEYQVETRKGWNELTFSAIGYITKKVKFAPGTKVLNVALAPADVMLSEVVVKPKKEKYSRKNNPAVEFMKKVIEHKKALKLEENDFYQYQKYEKMKMSINDVTPEKMEKGIYKKFSFFKDQVEVSPKTNKMILPISIKETASRTIYRKSPKSEKTIIEGMNSNGIEEFFNTGDMLGTILTDVFSDVNIYDDDIRLLQRRFVSPIGRGAISFYKFYLMDTLMVDKQECVHLTFVPQNPQDFGFTGHLYVVKDSTYAVKKAVMNLPKKTGVNFVKNLDIVQQFEQLPDSNWVLTDDDMTVELALMKGIQGLEVQRTTKYSDYKFDEIEPRLFRLKGSVIKEANMLAKSDEYWAKVRQVPLTKKESSMDVFMNRIEQIPGFKYVIFGAKALIENFVETGSKKHPSKFDFGPINTMITSNYVNGTRFRLSGMTTGNLHPHWSFSGYGAYGTRDKKWFYSGQAAYSFNKREYVLWEFPKHYLAFQYTYDVMSPMDKYLATDKDNMFVGWKWTTVDQMSYMRDATLTYELETNTGFSVKAMARHRNDQPAGMLQYWKNNGTTPGEWDEKNTLVHDITTTELGVTLRYSPGETFVNTKQRRVPVSLDAPTFTLSHTVGLKGVLGGEYNFNLTEASIRKRFWFGSWGKLDVTARAGAQWNTVPFPLLNLPMANLSYITQNNESFNLIDNMEFLNDRYASLALSYDMNGKLFNRIPLIKKLKWREMFRIRGMWGTLTDKNNPYKSSNPDLFLFPMRDGVPTSHVMGKTPYIEASVGIYNIFKLLHIEYVRRLTYTDIPGVKKGGVRFMILMIF
- a CDS encoding four helix bundle protein; this encodes MGEGILKNKSMNFAIRIVNLYNFLNETKQERIMSKQILRSGTSVGANIREGQFAESPADFIHKYSVAQKECSETLYWLELLNKTNYITTEQYVSLDTDCTELMKMITSSIITRKKNLPPNH
- a CDS encoding replication-associated recombination protein A, translated to MQPLAERLRPKTLDEYIGQKHLVGPGAVLRKMIDAGRISSFILWGPPGVGKTTLAQIIANKLETPFYTLSAVTSGVKDVRDVIDRAKSNRFFSQASPILFIDEIHRFSKSQQDSLLGAVEQGTVTLIGATTENPSFEVIRPLLSRCQLYVLKSLEKDDLLELLQRAITTDVQLKERQIELKETTAMLRYSGGDARKLLNILDLVVQSETADPVVITDEMVTERLQQNPLAYDKDGEMHYDIISAFIKSIRGSDPDGAIYWLARMVEGGEDPAFIARRLVISASEDIGLANPNALLLANACFDTIMKVGWPEGRIPLAETTIYLATSPKSNSAYMAINDALELVRQTGNLPVPLHLRNAPTKLMKQLGYGDNYKYAHDYPGNFVRQQFLPDELKDRRIWEPQANAAEQKHKERMQALWGKERF
- a CDS encoding D-2-hydroxyacid dehydrogenase; its protein translation is MKIVVLDGYAANPGDLSWDELKSLGECTVYDRTAPAEVLERAAGADILLTNKVVLDATTIAALPQLKYIGVLATGYNIIDTAAAKERGITVTNIPAYSTPSVAQMVFAHILNITQRVQHYTDEIHKGRWINSPDFCFWDTPLIELSGKKIGIIGLGQTGYNTARIAIGFGMEVHAYTSKSPFQLPPEIKKTELDELFANCDIISLHCPLTDSTRELVNAARLKQMKPNAILINTGRGPLVNEQDLADALNNGTIFAAGLDVLSQEPPRADNPLLTARNCYITPHIAWASAAARERLMQIMLDNIKAFLDGKPINSVIK
- a CDS encoding endonuclease/exonuclease/phosphatase family protein, translated to MGKTAVKGLFHLILIATTFALAVVTIIASRSGHYHPEHSTIMPLLGLAVPVLLVSCLIVALCWALARRKWAFVTLTAFFFNWEYLTAVIRFGSPHEVPATAPAPNRQGKNSGYLTVATYNVHNFGNEITGYSCKQIAKYMQQQHVDVLCFQEFGENKHFTADSLRRALSHWQYAIIPADDSIRGILPIAVFSRYPLIGGRFITYPHSANCSMLCDIILNTDTIRLLNNHLQTTSVSQNRKKWERELAADNTRREAQAVQDAAETLHENFVKRAFQTDSICQLATASPHPVLVCGDFNSLPSSYTYHRFSESLKDGFKTGGHGYMYTYRYGKRMLRIDYAFHSPELECTDYYSPNLDLCSDHNPVIFTVKY